From Micromonospora echinaurantiaca:
CTGACCTGGAGCCGGCCGACGGTGGACCCGGAGCAGCTGACCGGGCTGGCCGCCGCCATCGCCAACCGCGAGCGGCTGCGGTTCAGCTACCGCCGGCACGACGGCGTGAGCGGTGAACGCCGGGTGGAGCCGCACCGGCTGGTGTCGGCCGGGCGCCGGTGGTACCTGGTCGGCTACGACAACGACCGGGACGACTGGCGGATGTTCCGGGTGGACCGGATCAGCGAGCCGGTCTCGATCGGGGTGCGTACCGCCGCGCGGGAGTTGCCGGCCGCCGACGCCGCCGCGTACGTCACCGACAAGCTGACCGAGCTGACCCCGGTGTACCGGGCGGTGGCGACCCTGCACGCACCCGTCGAGGCGGTCGCCGGCCGGGTCGGCGACTCGCCGGCGGACCTGGTGCCGATCGACGCGCGGAGCTGCCGGCTGACCAGCCACAGCGACACCCTGGACTGGCTGGCCTGGCGGCTGCTGACGCTGGGCTGCGAGTTCGAGGTGCACGAACCGCCGGAGCTGGTCGCGTACCTGCGCGAGATCGGCGGCCGGGCCACCCGGGCGGCGGGCTGATCGCCCCCCCGCCGGCGAGGTGGGGGTGTCGGCGGCGCGGCGCTGCCGCCACCTCGCCGATCAGGGCGTACGCCTCAGCGCCGCCGGGCGAAGTCGACGAACGCCCGCCAGTTGTGCGGGCCGACGGTGAGCACGGGGCCGGACGGGTCCTTGCTGTCCCGCACCAGGACGACGCCCGGCAGGTTGTCGGCCACCTCGACGCACTCACCCTGCGTGCCGCTGCGGGTGGACTTGCGCCAGGTCGCGCCGATCAACTCCACGACGCCATCACTTCCTTCATCAGCTCGATCGACTGCCGGCGTGACAATGCCTCACTGCGGACGCTCTCCCACCTCGACAACAGAGTAGACAGATCCTCATCTCTGTCGACCACCACGCCGCCGAGCTGTGTCCCCAAGTGACCAACCCATCCGCCGTCGTCACCTCTGGCCAGGACGAATGGCCCGTCCAGCCCGACATGAACGCTGACCTCGGCGGGTATCACATGGACGCTGATGTGCGGAGCCTCCGCGCATTCGATGAGGTGATCGATCTGCTGGACCATCAACCCACGAAAGCCCTCGTCGGCACGGCGGAGAACTGCTTCTTCGATGACCGCTACGAACTTGGGTGGGTCCGGTCGGAGAAAGACCGACTTCCGATCCATGCGGACGGCCAGCCGCCGCTCCACCTCGTCATCGCTGATCGCGTCGTCGCAGCGGATCAGGGCGCGGGCATAGTTCTCGGTCTGAAGCAGCCCGGGAATCAAGCTCGGCTGGTAGTACCGGAGCTGCTGCGCGCGTCGCTCCGCCTCAAGCGAGGGGCGGAACCAGCTCGGCTGGCCGTCGCGCTCGGCCAGCTTGAGCAGGGACGTCAGCAGGCCGCCGGTGGCCAGCACCTCGTCGGCGCGCCTGAGGAAGAACCGGTCGAGGGGGCGTTGCCCGAGCTCGACGGCGGACACCTGCGAGCCCGAGAAGTGGACGAGCTTCCCGAACTCCTCCTGGCTCAGCTCGGCCTTCAACCGCAGTCGCCGCAGTTGGGCGCGGATCAGGTCGGTGGTCGGTTCGGATTCCACAGTTCCTCCACAGATCCGCCGGCTCCTGCCCGGGGGGTCACGCAATGACGACGGGTCGCTTCGTCCTCGCCTCGCCCGCCGTCGATGCCTTCCGACAGTAGTCACCTCCACAGCAGAGTGTCATCAGCGGTCGCGCTCGCCAACGGTGGCGGGCGGGCCGCGCCGGGGCCGCTCCGGTTCCCCCGTGCCGGGCGGCCCCGGCCCCGGCATCCCGAGGAGGTCGACATGGACGACCAGAGCCGCCGCTACCGACGGCGTCCGGTGTTGGTCGGCCCGCTGCCCGTGCCCCGCCTCGGCCCGTACGCCGACCGGCCCCGGGCCTATCCGGCGGACCGGGTGCCGCACCTGCCGCTGCGTCCCATGTGGCTGTGCCGGGCCTGTGGCCGGCCCTGGCCCTGCGCGGAGGCGCGACTGCTGCTCCGGGTCGAGTACGACGGCCGCCCCGTCGACCTGGCCGTCTACCTCTCTGGGCTCTACCACGAGGCGACCCACGACCTGTTCTGGCTGAACCCGCACGACGGCCCCACCCCGCGCGAACTCTTCGAGCGGTTCGTCGCCTGGGGGCCGTACCGGCGGCCGGCGGTCGAGCCGGCGGCCGGCGAGCGGTGAGCAGTCACGACGCTCGCCAGCGCGCCGATGGTTGCCGCCCGGGACGGGGAAGAACTGTCGGATAACAACAGTGATCGGCGGCAACTGAGGTCCGGAAGGGACGCGTCTTGGGTGGCGTCACAACGTGATCCACTCCCGAGAGGCCACCCCCATGGACAGCATCCTCACCCCCGTACCGTCTTCACCTCGGCGCTGCGGCGGGCCCTGCGGCCGCGCGTGCTGATGAGTGCCGCGGCGCTGGTGCTGCTCCCCGTCGCTGCCGCCGGCTGCGGCGCGCCGGCCCCGACCACCGCCGCCAACCCCCCGGCGGACACCGCCACCACCGAGGCGGCCGCGGTGAGCGTCGCCGCCACCGACCAGGGCGGCGCGGGCGGCTCCGCGACGGCCCACCCCCGCCCGTCGGCTCCCTCGGGTGGCGCCAGCCAGCTGAGCTGGCCGCAGCTCACCTGGCACTCCGCGCAGGCTTACGGCACGGACGACGCCCCGGCCCGGATCTGGCGCAGCACCCCGGACGGGCGTTGGGAGCTGGTCCGCGAGGGACGCCCCGGTGACCGGGTGGCGGCCGGCGAGGTGGTCGCCTCCCCGGACGGCCGGCGGGCGGCCTGGCGGTCGACGAACCCGCACCGCCTGACGATCAGTGCTTTCGAGGGCGGGTCGGCGGTGTCGGTGCCGATCGCGGGCACCCTGAGCTGCACGCCGCGCTGGATCGACAACCTCACGGTGGTGTACACCGAGGGCAGCGAGCGCGACTGGACGGTGGTCGGGGTCCGGGTCGACGGCAAGGGTCGCCACGTCATCGCCACCCACCAGCGCAGCTGCCCGGTCGTCGCGAACGGCATGATCGGCTTCGTCGAGGACCGGTCGTTGCGCCTCGGTGACTCCAGCGGGGCCTTCCGCACCGTCCAGCCCCGCATCCCCGGCGACCTGAAGATCCACAGCCTGGCCGGCTTCTCGCTGGACGGCCGGCACGTCGTGGTCAGCACCCACGTGCCGAGCCCGGGCGAGTGCGGCTGCACCTGGCGGATCCGCAACTACCGGGTGGACGTCGCCACCGGCGCCGCCACCGAGCTGACTCCGCTCGACCCGGCGTGGACCAAGGCCACCGGCCACGGCGCCATCAAGCAGGTCCGCTTCCTGCCTGGCGGCACGCTGGTCGCCCAGGTCGACACCGGCACCTACGGCGACGACGCGCCCGCCTACCGGCTGGTCCGGTACGCCGTGGACGGCCGGGTGCTGGGGAGCCTGAAGGTGCCGGCCGGCACCCCGCGGGGCTACCTGCTCTGACCCACGGCACGAACGGGAACGGCGGGCCACACCGACGGGGGGTGGCCCGCCGTTCGCCGTACGGCGTGGGGGTCGCCACACCGACCCGGTGGCCGGGCCACCACGGCGACCGGCCGGTGGAAGACTGACCGACCGACGCGGATCGGACCGGAGGCCGGAGTGGCAGACGTGCGCTGGCGCAGTTACGTGGCGGTGGGGGACAGCTTCACCGAGGGGATGGACGACCCGTACCCGGACGGCACCTACCGGGGCTGGGCCGACCTGGTCGCCACCCGGCTCGCCGCCGAGGCCGGCCCCGACTTCCGGTACGCGAACCTGGCCATCCGGGGCCGGCTCTTCCCGGACGTGGTGGCCAACCAGGTGCCCGAGGCGGTCGCCATGAAGCCCGATCTGATCAGCTTCGCGGCCGGCGGGAACGATGTCCTCCGCCGCACCTTCGACCCGGACGCCCTGGTCGCCCGCTTCGACGACGTGGTGCGGGAACTGCGCTCCGGCGGCGCCGACGTGGTCCTCTTCCGGTTCGCCGACGTGATGGCCCGGCTGCCCGGGCAGCGGCTCGTCGCGCCCCGGGTGGAACTGCTCAACCGGGCGGTGGGCGAGACCGCCGAGCGGCACGGCGCGATCCTGGTCGACCTGTACGCCGACGACACCTACCTCAACCCGATGCTGTGGAGCACCGACCGGCTGCACCTCTCTCCGGCCGGGCACCGGCGGGTGGCCGCGCAGGTGTTGGGCGCGCTCGGCGTCGGCTGCGACGACGATTGGCTGCTGGTGCCCGACCGCCCACTGCCGAAGCCGTGGCTGGTCGCCCGCGCGGACGACCTGCGTTGGGTCGGCCAGCACCTGGCCCCCTGGATCAAGCGCCGCCTGACGGGCCGCTCCTCCGGCGACACCGTCACGGCCAAGCGCCCCACGTTGTCCCCGATCACCGACTGACCCACCCCCCCTTCCCCCGCGATCTTGCACTTTCGGCCCTCGTTTCGTTGTCATATGACCCTTCTGCCCGGGCAGAAGGTGCAAGATCGCGGGGGTGGTCCGGGGAGGGCGCGGGTTGTGCAGCGCATCTGCTGCACTCGATCTGGGATGGCCGCTCGGCGGGGCGGGATCCGGCGTACCTTGGGGATCATGTCTGTGCCGAGCGATCCCGATCCCCGACTCCAGTCCTACGCGGACCCGCAGCGGCTGGTCACCACCGGCTGGCTGGCCGAGCACCTGGGCGACGAGGGCCTCGTCGTGGTCGAGTGCGACGAGGACGTGCTGCTCTACGACACCGGCCACCTTCCCGGCGCCTTGAAGATCGACTGGCACCTGGAGCTGAACGACCAGGTGACCCGCGACTACCTCGACGCGAAGAGTTTCGCCGAACTCTGCGCCGCCAAGGGCATCGGCCGGGACGACACGGTCGTCTTCTACGGCGACAACTTCAACTGGTGGGCCGCGTACGCCCTCTGGGTCTTCTCCCTCTTCGGCCACCCGGACGTGCGGCTGCTCGACGGCGGCCGGCAGAAGTGGATCGCCGAGGGGCGGGAGCTGACCCGCGACAAGGTGACCCGGCCGCGCGCCGACTACCCGGTGCCGCAGCGCGACGACGCGCCGATCCGGGCCTACCGCGAGCAGGTGATGGCGCACGTGGCGGCCGGCCGGCCGCTGGTCGACGTCCGCTCGCCCGGCGAGTACACCGGCGAGATGCTGCACATGCCGGACTACCCGCAGGAGGGCGCGCTGCGCGGCGGGCACATCCCGGGCGCCGTCAACAAGCCGTGGAAGTCCGCGGCCAACGACGACGGCACCTTCAAGTCGCCCGACGAGCTGAAGGCCATCTACGCCGACCAGCTCGGGCTGAGCCCGGCCGACGACATCGTGGCGTACTGCCGGATCGGCGAGCGGTCCAGCCACACCTGGTTCGTGTTGCGCCACCTGCTCGGCTACCCGCAGGTGCGCAACTACGACGGCTCGTGGACCGAGTGGGGCAACCTGGTCCGCGCCCCCGTCGTGAAGGGCGACCAGCCCGGCGGGCTGGAGAGCTGAGCGGTCCGCCGGCCCCGCGCACCGGTTCGCGGTCGCGCGGGGTCCGGCCCCTTCCGCGGCGCGACCCCGGGGCGGTGCGACGGGGCTCAGCCGGCGGCGAGGGAGACCTCGCCGTACAGGTCGCGGACCACCCCGGTGATCTCCCCGGTCTCCGGCTGCCAGCGCAGCAGCCCGCCCGGATCGTGGCGGAGCAGCACCGCGCCGTCGGCGTCCCAGCCGAGCACCTCGCAGCAGCCCTTCCAGCGGTCCCGGCCCAGGTCGAGCAGGCGGGTCACCACGCCGGTGCGGGCGTTCAGCACCGCCACCCCCTCGACCCCCTGGAACTGGCCGGTGGTGAGCCAGCCGGCCCGGGCCACCAGGTCGCCGTGCCGCCAGCCGCGCCCGTAGAACTCGTCGACCCGGTTGCCGCTGGGCAGCGCGCGCAGGTCGAGCGGGGTGTCGCCGCGCATCGTCTCGTCGCCGCTCCACTGCCGCAGCCGCAGGCTCTCCAGGGCGCCACCCACCTCCAGCAGGCCGTCCGTCGGTTGCGCCGGGTCGGGGGTGACCAGATCCCAGGGGTACGCCTTCAGCCGCCGGGCGGCCCCGCTGCTCCGGTCCACCTCGTACGTGGCGGCCTCGTCGCCGACCAGGAGCCGGTCGCCGGCCCAGAGGACGTGCTCCAGGTAGCCCTTGAGCGGGTAGCGGCTGACCGTCGCGGTGGTCAGGTCGACCACGGCGACCAGGTCGGTCTGGGCGAAGGCGGCCAGCCGCCCGTCCGGGGAGAGGCTGCCGGTCTTCAGCGGCACCGCGTGGTTGCCCTCGGCGTCTCGGGTGCGGGCCGGGGTGAACACGTCGAGGTCGCGCACGATGCCGTCGTCGCCGAGCACCCGGATCCGCCCCTCGACGCCGGTCGCCGGGTCGACCGGCTGGTAGAGGGCCAGCGCCTGGCGGACCGGGCGGGCGGAGAGCGGTGCGGCCACCGGGTCGCCGAGGCGGCCGAGCGGGTCACCGGGATAGCTCAGCCGCTCCGGCGGCCGCTGCACCGGCGACGCGCTCGGCACCGGGCGTACGGTCGGCGTGGCGGGCGTGATCGGCGCCGGCCCGTCGGCGGGGCGCAGGGCCAGCGCCGTACCGCCGGAGAGCAGGACCACCGCCACCGCGGCGGCCCCGGCGGCCCGGCGGTGGCGCCGGACGCGGCGGGCCCGCTCCCAGCCGGCGGACGCGGGATGCGCCGGTTGGACGTCCTCGGTGGCCACGGTCAGCAGCCGGGTCAGCTCCTCTTCCCTCACGGGTTCACCTCCATCCCGCTGGGCAGGCCGTCCTCGCGGCCCAGCTCGGGCGCCACCTCACGGAGCCGGCGCAGGGCCGCGTGGCACTGGCTCTTCACCGTGCCGACGGTGACTCCGAGCGCCTCGGCGGTGGCCGTCTCGGTCAGGTCCTCGAAGTAGCGCAGCACCAGCACCGCGCGCTGCCGGGGCGGCAGTTGACCGAGGGCGGCGTGCAGGGCGAGCCGCAGCTCCCCGTCCCGGTCCCGGGCCGCCCGCTCCGGCGGGTACGCCGCCAGCCACTCCCGCCGGCGCCGCCGCCACCAGGAGACCGCGTCCCGGTAGAGGATCGCCCGCACGTACGCGGCCGGGTCGCCGTCGCGCACCGCCGGCCAGCGCAGCGCGAGCTTGAGCAGCGCGTCCTGGAGCAGGTCCTCGGCCTGGTGCCGGTTGCCGCAGATCAGGTACGCGGCGCGCAGCAGCCGGTGCTGGTGCGCCTCGACGAAGCGGACGTAGCCGTCCCGTCCGTCGTCGGTCGTCGCCGGTGCCATCCACCCTCCCTCCGGCCGGCCGCCGCGTTCGGCGTCACCAGCCAGACGCACCGGAACCCGGAAAAGGTTGGGCGGTCAGGCGCCGGGGGTGCCCAGCAGGTAGCGCTGGACGGTCGGCGCGACCCAGGCGACCAGGTCGGCCCGGTCCATCTCGACCATGGGCGGCAGCCGCAGCACGTAGCGGGTGAGCGCCAGCCCGAGCATCTGGCTGGCGAACAGCCCGGCCCGCCGGGGCAGGTCCGCGGGTGCGGCCTGGGCCACCGCCGGAGCGACCTGCTCGGCGAAGATGGCCCGGATCCGTTCGGCCGCGCCCGGGTTGGTGGCCGCCGTACGCAGCAGCGCGGCCATCGTCTCGTCGCTCTCCCAGCGGTCGAGGAAGTGCCGGACCAGCACCTCGCCGAGCTGGTTGGGCGGTACGTCGGCCAGGTCGGGCAGCCGCAGGTCGAACTCGGCGGCGGCGGCGAACAGCCCCTCCTTGCTGCCGTAGTAGCGCATCACCATCGACGGGTCGATCCGCGCGTCGGCAGCGATGGCCCGGATGGTGGCCCGGTCGTAGCCCTCCGCGGCGAAGCGCTCCCGGGCGGCACGGAGGATCGCGGCCCTCGTGGCGTCGGAGCGGCGGGGACGGGTCGCGGTCGGCTCGGTCATGCCTACGACCGTATGCCAACAACTGTTGACACTCCAGCGGGGACGGGTCTAGCGTTGCCAACATACGTTGGCCAACACGTGTTGGCAT
This genomic window contains:
- a CDS encoding SigE family RNA polymerase sigma factor, giving the protein MAPATTDDGRDGYVRFVEAHQHRLLRAAYLICGNRHQAEDLLQDALLKLALRWPAVRDGDPAAYVRAILYRDAVSWWRRRRREWLAAYPPERAARDRDGELRLALHAALGQLPPRQRAVLVLRYFEDLTETATAEALGVTVGTVKSQCHAALRRLREVAPELGREDGLPSGMEVNP
- a CDS encoding TetR/AcrR family transcriptional regulator; its protein translation is MTEPTATRPRRSDATRAAILRAARERFAAEGYDRATIRAIAADARIDPSMVMRYYGSKEGLFAAAAEFDLRLPDLADVPPNQLGEVLVRHFLDRWESDETMAALLRTAATNPGAAERIRAIFAEQVAPAVAQAAPADLPRRAGLFASQMLGLALTRYVLRLPPMVEMDRADLVAWVAPTVQRYLLGTPGA
- a CDS encoding helix-turn-helix transcriptional regulator, which translates into the protein MSDTPARLLALLSLLQTPREWPGSELAARLDVSLRTIRRDVDRLRELGYPVQATMGAIGGYRLVAGKALPPLLLDDEEAVAIAVGLRTAAGHAVTGIEEASVRALAKLEQVLPTRLRHRVGALGAATEPLLTWSRPTVDPEQLTGLAAAIANRERLRFSYRRHDGVSGERRVEPHRLVSAGRRWYLVGYDNDRDDWRMFRVDRISEPVSIGVRTAARELPAADAAAYVTDKLTELTPVYRAVATLHAPVEAVAGRVGDSPADLVPIDARSCRLTSHSDTLDWLAWRLLTLGCEFEVHEPPELVAYLREIGGRATRAAG
- a CDS encoding DUF397 domain-containing protein, translating into MELIGATWRKSTRSGTQGECVEVADNLPGVVLVRDSKDPSGPVLTVGPHNWRAFVDFARRR
- a CDS encoding SGNH/GDSL hydrolase family protein, yielding MRWRSYVAVGDSFTEGMDDPYPDGTYRGWADLVATRLAAEAGPDFRYANLAIRGRLFPDVVANQVPEAVAMKPDLISFAAGGNDVLRRTFDPDALVARFDDVVRELRSGGADVVLFRFADVMARLPGQRLVAPRVELLNRAVGETAERHGAILVDLYADDTYLNPMLWSTDRLHLSPAGHRRVAAQVLGALGVGCDDDWLLVPDRPLPKPWLVARADDLRWVGQHLAPWIKRRLTGRSSGDTVTAKRPTLSPITD
- a CDS encoding helix-turn-helix domain-containing protein; protein product: MESEPTTDLIRAQLRRLRLKAELSQEEFGKLVHFSGSQVSAVELGQRPLDRFFLRRADEVLATGGLLTSLLKLAERDGQPSWFRPSLEAERRAQQLRYYQPSLIPGLLQTENYARALIRCDDAISDDEVERRLAVRMDRKSVFLRPDPPKFVAVIEEAVLRRADEGFRGLMVQQIDHLIECAEAPHISVHVIPAEVSVHVGLDGPFVLARGDDGGWVGHLGTQLGGVVVDRDEDLSTLLSRWESVRSEALSRRQSIELMKEVMASWS
- a CDS encoding sulfurtransferase; translation: MSVPSDPDPRLQSYADPQRLVTTGWLAEHLGDEGLVVVECDEDVLLYDTGHLPGALKIDWHLELNDQVTRDYLDAKSFAELCAAKGIGRDDTVVFYGDNFNWWAAYALWVFSLFGHPDVRLLDGGRQKWIAEGRELTRDKVTRPRADYPVPQRDDAPIRAYREQVMAHVAAGRPLVDVRSPGEYTGEMLHMPDYPQEGALRGGHIPGAVNKPWKSAANDDGTFKSPDELKAIYADQLGLSPADDIVAYCRIGERSSHTWFVLRHLLGYPQVRNYDGSWTEWGNLVRAPVVKGDQPGGLES